The window ATTTTCGTTGGTTACAACAAAGAGGTAATGTAGTCTGAGTCGAATACTCatagtatatatatgtttttcgtttgctacaacgaagagataatatAGTCTATAAGTTGGATACTCatagtatatatatgttttcCCATTTGCTGCAACGAAGAGAGAATGCAGTCTATGGGTTGAATGTTCATGGTTCCTAAAGATTTGTTCGCTGCAACAAAGAGATAATGCAACCTATAAACTAAATGTCATAGTTCTATAATTACCATTCGCCACAATGAAGAGATACTGTGGTCTATGTGTACATAGTGGAATGAAAGTTTGTTTGTAAagttattattctttaattcaattttatatgtagttttaaaagttttcaagggagtatataataattaatttcttaaagtaagttgtatatatttcacttttatttaatgtcatttaaattctttttgaatGTAAAGACTTGTAATATGTTGTGTTCTCCTTTCTATTCGCTTTGTATTTTATGCTCTCACTAAGTCTTCGTGACTTACCCcccttatttcattttatttttctcaaatacaCAAATAGTGCATGACTTCCTAAGATTTGTTGACTTACCCggaaatttatttatctttttgatAGACCTCCATTGCGTTTTATAAAGAGTGTTTTTGTGACTCTAGTATAATGCATGTATAAGGATAAGAGTAGTAATAGACATAGAGAAAAtccctttattttaaaatttagatgatCCTATCTTATAGATATACTTATAATGTAATTATGATGTTTTGAAACACTTTGAAGATTAGCATGTATGATCAACATCACTATTAGTTGATATTTTGGATAGTATGTCAAGGGCTTATATTGTGACCTGTGGCCTTGATATCTAACTGTTGggtttggatatatatatatatatatattcgtaTGGATATATGATATGTTGTCACCGGTCATTTAATATGAgatttgttatgttttttggAGAAATTTTGTCGGATTTtcggtaattttttattattaatcttttaattgtcaTTTTAAGTGAGGATTCTTAGGCTAACCAAACTAAAGAAATTATAATCTGTGCCCTGGTCATGTTCCAAAAGTGGGGATCGGTGATACTTGTTATGCTTAGGAAGATAAACTTTTCAAAACGAGGATCATATCAGAACTTCTATGAGTAATCGAGTCATTGGTTATACGTAATCCTCAACTTCTTGTGATTATATTACAAGAAGGTTTTCTTTGCCACAAATCGAATACGCAGTATGAAATATGGAACAAGAAAAGGTTTTGTGTACACGATACTATTCGgtaacatttaattatttataacaaaacGTACCACTCAATTTAATTACACAAGTTATGAATATGGCCAAATTTGACCTCATCAAAGTTAATTTGAAAGCACAATAAGTCTGGTATTTAAGAAGTAAAtggttctttcaaaaaaaaattaaaaaaaggagcAAGTGGTCAACCAAATTCAATACATGTGGGGTCCTTTGTCATGTGCAAATTGTCAATGAATTTTACGTTACTTCCTACTTACAAGGATGCTAGTTAGTGTCAAATAGTGGCTCAAGTCACCTGTTCCCATTTTCTGTTCGTTGTCTCTCCAATTAAAAAACAGGACAAAACTCGTGAGAAATACCTTTAAGTACTTCTAAACTTGTTATTCAATCAAcattgagtttaattttatacTCGAATGGGAAATCATTATtagtatgattttaaaataattattataaaattaacaaaacttaGTATAGTTTATGATTGagtgataatgtaaaaaaaaatacattttcaatgTCTATTTACTCATCAAAATGAGAGTTTCACGTTAATATGCAGTGCAATAAAAGTTGTCATTAAAAGTCAGTGTTAGTTATGAAGATAAAACTCCAATTTTGAACAATGAACAATACTAAAAAGCACCTAAAATTTGATTAGAAAAACATCTCGTGTGCAATTTTTTAATCAGTTTCTAGTTGCTTCTTGCTCACAAGATTATAGTTATTGTGCAGCCAGCACACAAATCATTTGCCCCATTTTCATTTAGTTCTgtctctaattaaaaaataacatcacagcaaaaaagaaaacaaaataaaactaacaatcAAGAGAGaatatgttatttttcaatTGGTGCAATAGACGAAAAAGATTTAAGTGGTCAAAGACTTACTGCAACAAGAAGGCCAATCTCTACTGACGCAAACAACACCCCAAGAAAAGCACCAATACAAGCAAGAAAGTCCAACTTGTCAACCTTCCAGATATAGCAAGCCTCACTTAGGTCAATTAATCCAGGAAGAGCAGAGAGGATGATAGAGGCAAGGATAGCCACAGGGGTGTAGTATAAGAGCCTTGTAAACAATTCCAGGGACACAAACACTGTAACAGCCATCACAATATTTGATACTGCTGTTTGACATCCAGCACTGAAATTCACTGCAGTCCTTGAGAAAGAACCTGAAATTGTTTACCAAAATCCTATAAACAAATTTGATACACCTCAAAACATAAGAGGAGATTCACAAATTAATTGGCAAAAGAAATCACCAGTTGCCACATAGCATGAACTCAAAGATCCTGCAATGTTCATGAATCCCATTGATAACATTTCTTTGTTCCCATCAAGATGGTATCCCTTGATGGAAGCAAAAGATCGACCAACCGCTATTGCTTCCTGAATCAGAAGATCAAATTGCTGTCATAAGTCTTAGAACTGAggaaataatagtaataataataataataatttggagAAAATCAGAAAATGAATTAACATACAGTGAGGGCAATAACAGAACAAATCAACCCAATTTTTGCTGCTTGTCCAACATGTGGACCATAGAATTGCAACTGGTGAAGAGAACTTGGATTCAAGCCTCCTTTGACATGCTTTATTATATTAACCCCATGCTTATCAGCTCTGGACAAATACACAATCAAAGTTGATAGTATAACTGATAGAAGAGGAGAAATAGCAGGCAACCAGAAAAGCTTTCTATTTCTTCTGCCCTGAGACACATCATATACgtcataaaaagttaaaattaaacaaagagatAATGAAGAAGGTAAATACCAGAAATTTAAGTACTTACAATAAATCGGGTAATTAGAATGAAAATCAAGAAAGAACATCCCAGGACAAAATTCAGAGGGTTCCACTGACAATTAAATAACCAAAGAATAATGTCAGATATTAGCTAGTAGTTCAGCTAGCTATAAAATTCAAGGGTTCaaacttatgaaaaataaattgtgttacTTTAGATGATATTAAGTAAATTTTATCAGAACATAATAGCAATTAGCAAAAGTAAATTCAACTCACTTTTTCTCCAGAGGCAATTTGATTATGTAGTGACTTATAAACAGATGCCAACACTGATACTACATCTGTTTTGGAGGTAAAGTGACTAAGCCCCAGCAACCCTTTGAGCTGCTGAAGACCGATAATTATCGCAGCGCCTGCCATGAATCCAACTAAGGCAGCATGTGAAAGAAAATCCACAAGAAAACCCAATCTGCAAGTGTTGAATGATAATCAAAAGTGAGAACTACTTATTAGGGGCATGTTTGAtttctttcacatttttttggtttttaaaactattttctaACACAATTTCATGTTATTCAGCTATCAATTTGTCATTCAAAATCtattaagttttgaaaatttCTTCCAAAGCAagtgttttgaaaaccaaaaaatagaaacatcTGGGAgatgttttttcattttcttcttctgtttTGTGGTCCTAGTTCAAGGGTGAGTCATCTACAGTGGTGCTACATGTGGTGAAGCACGAATTTTGGTGTGAGTGtctgctttctttttttcttttttaaacaaaaacaaaatacagtTTTTGACAATAGAAATCAATCACATCCATATACTGAGaaacaactaaaaaatttaaaggaatTTCACAAACTGATGTGAGGAATCCACCTGAAAACACCAAATGCAGTTTGAAAAATTCCAGTGAAAAAAGTCACGGTAAAGACAAGATTTCTATAGGCATTAGGATTGGCAACAGGATCTTCCACTTTTGGGACCAGAGAGGCTAACAGTATTGACACTACAGCTACAGGTCCAATTGCAATTTCTCTTGAGCTCCCCATCATAGCATAAATAAGAGGTGGAACAACACTGGTATCTGAATGACACAAAACAAAACCGAACCAATAGTGAAATTTAACGAAGTAAATAATGatccaaaaaaagaaagcacaatttttttttctattctggGCTATGCTAGTTTCTTGTGTGATATATCAATAGCAGTGCAAACTGAAGTCAGATACTTACACAGGCCATATTCAGGAGCAACTTTTGCTAAAGTAGCATATCCTATGCTCTGCATGATTCAAATGAAAAACAGAAGAATGAAGGGACAAGATCTATGTAATGCATtgtactgaaaaaaaaaaaacagaaacaacaTTTCTGAAACAAAATACCTGAGGTATGCAGAGGCTGGCAAGAGTTAAACCAGCCAAGAGGTCATCTTTGAACATGGAGGCTTTGTAATCTGTCAACCAACTAATGATTGGGAACAAATTCTTCAGACATGAGAGTGCATGCCCATGGGAAGTTTTCCTCTTGGATGAGAAGCAGAACTTGTTGCCATGAGGCAAAATGGTTTCTTTGACAGAACTAAATAGCTTCTTCCAGAGAGGGGGAGGGTTGGGAGAATCAAGCACCCACTGGGACCTCTCTGTCTGGCCATGTTCCTCAAGATGAAAGGCCCCTTGTTCTCTCATTATTGGAACTTGTTGAGAGGCTTCAATGCATGGTTGTTTTGCTAACTGAAGTGTTTGGGTGAACTTTGGTCAGATgaacttattattattgtacAATCTTGTCAgttaaatataagtatataaccaACACCCCTCCTTTTTGACAAAAGGGGTCAATTTATTTGGATGATTGCTTGAAAGGGGTAGCAGAGAGGTGGTGGTGTGATTCATAGAAGCCTGTTATTGAAGAGGGATTGTACATTGGTTGGCTTGTGTCAAAAGTTGTGACTGGTTGGTTGATAGTATGTGGAGTATAGAGTATAGACCCCCTTTAATATGACTCCATATTAGGAGAGCATCTATTCCTAATTATGGGTGAACTTGGCTTTCAGGATCTGgccaaatttcaatttatagcATCATTTCAACTTTGCATGTAATGGAAAGGGAATAGAGACAATTATATGTGGTTGGTACCTCAAGCTCTGGGATAATAGGGCCATTTATTATCATCTGGACTGCAATAATTGAAATAAGAATTTCATGTGAATACCAACAAAGTGGTTTGATTTGAGTGGATGGGTTCAGATTTTTTAAGCAACAACTAATTAGAAATTTAAATCCTAATTAAGGAGGTTTACTTCAATTGATTCATGCATAAATTATCTTATGTCATAATTCTctacttctttttattcttacaaataaaaaagaaatttaaattctgaTTCTTGTACACTAAGAAAAATTGATTAGGAGGAGATAATCTACTTTTGAGTACCTTTAAATTTTCTAAAGATTAATTCATCTCAATAAGTTACCAAAAATACTCCTTACAatcatatgtataaaataaaaagaactttaGGTGAATTTCAAAAGGAATAAATATTGTGCAAGTCATTATTGTCAGCAGTACAATTCTGTGCAAGAATCAGAATTTCAGTGTATTTGAGATAAACAATCAATGCCGGGTCATGAAGGCATTCACAATCGagtcatcatatattcattggTGCTGCTGTAATTGAGATTTTATGCTTTCTAACAGTCGTCAGaccaattttctttatttagaaGCCGTTTTTCGTTGAGTAGTACTATATTAGTGacatctttctttttattttggatcCGCTGTCTTATTACAACAATGAAAGagatatggaaaaaaaaagagcaaggtATGATGAGTGGTATGattaaaaagacaaataagATGGCAAAAGTATTATAGAAAGGATAAAGAAGAccttaaaaaagataaagaagaaTGTATACCCTTTTAGTTTGTTCTGTacatattacaaatttaaagtCGGGCATACATTATTTAATgactaattatattatttatttactttttgagTTCCTAATTTAATGCCAGTTATCAATTTGACTGTTCAAGCCTTTTCGggtacaaaataaattatctaacTTCTATAATCAAGTCGTTTTAAATTTCACTTTCATTAGAACTTGAGAAATCAGAACCAATGAGAAATACATTCAGCAATATATCTgactacattgaaaattttaactaataacaaCGTACGTAGTATTGTTAACTAATTCAAATGAATAAAACACCAATACAAAGGTGAGAAGTGGGAGATTAAGAGAGGAAATAAAGAGATAGCAAAGAGTGAAAGAGGGTTGTGAGAAAGAAGATTCAAATTCTTttgagtaaaaaattaaaaataaatatttttttgtggttagaaaacattaaatataatttataattatattatgataattaatataaaggtgaaaaagaaataactaaGAGAAAATCATGCTATATTTCAGTTTTAGTTTTTTCAtctgtaattaatttaatttttaaggaacaaaattaattatagaaattataaCAAGAATTTTGGGATACCATCTAAAATATTCAAAGATTTTATCAATGACTAATTTCTACtataaaaaacttaataaagCGATTATTTTTAGTCAGATCTTTCTTtctaatgactttttttttcatctacaaGCTATATTTGAATATGAGATTTTTCTTAACGAATTCAACTGGTTTCAATAAGACCATGGATTTTTTGGTGATTATaacaatttaaagataaaattaatattattttttgataaagaaaattaaatagtgTGGTTAATGATAACTTTAATGTTTTGTTTGAATGAAAAcatataaatactatataatgtatataattattaaattttgtgcCTTTTATACCCCGTATCATTAGAttgtattactatttttttttatatcattcttATATTTGTAAATGATAACTTTAGTGAAAATCTTGAAAGATTTGATAATGCTTTTAACGACCGAGATAAGTGAAAAGTTAACAACAAATGCGTGAACCCTCACATGTCACCCACGATGCCAAAGTTTTTCACACCATTGAATGTAACAATAAAACAGTTAACGGTGGAAATCCTATGGGTGCAGTGTGGTGACAAAGCActgaataacaaataaagagagAGACCAACATAACTAGATCGTATTCACTGCACGAGCACACTATGATTAGAGAGGGAAGAAATAGGAAGATGAGGGGGCACAGAGACAACGACAACTGCGAGTGGCAGCTTCAACGACCCTGGACACAGTTGCACGGATGGGGTTCAGGGTGATTCTTTCTACTAGGGACGTGCGAGGAGAATAAGTGGACCAAAGGGAGGAGAAAGGGAGAGGGAGGAGAAGATTCTACCAGAGACTAGGGATGACAAACAAATCCATACTCTCGGGTAACCGTTGGCTCTCGCCCCAAGTTTAACGGGTAATTACCAAGTTGACTAGGCATGGGAACGGGTATAGGCCAAAGTTTTATTTTCGAGGAATgggtaataattttttctcgTACCAATATTTGTTACCAACCCCCCTTAAgtctcatatatataaaattacttatGTAGTCTTAGCTAGGATTTCATAAGTAAAGAGAATAAAGATTgtctaaatatttaaatgttatCATTTAGTTCAACTA of the Glycine max cultivar Williams 82 chromosome 13, Glycine_max_v4.0, whole genome shotgun sequence genome contains:
- the LOC100798723 gene encoding low affinity sulfate transporter 3 isoform X2, whose protein sequence is MREQGAFHLEEHGQTERSQWVLDSPNPPPLWKKLFSSVKETILPHGNKFCFSSKRKTSHGHALSCLKNLFPIISWLTDYKASMFKDDLLAGLTLASLCIPQSIGYATLAKVAPEYGLYTSVVPPLIYAMMGSSREIAIGPVAVVSILLASLVPKVEDPVANPNAYRNLVFTVTFFTGIFQTAFGVFRLGFLVDFLSHAALVGFMAGAAIIIGLQQLKGLLGLSHFTSKTDVVSVLASVYKSLHNQIASGEKWNPLNFVLGCSFLIFILITRFIGRRNRKLFWLPAISPLLSVILSTLIVYLSRADKHGVNIIKHVKGGLNPSSLHQLQFYGPHVGQAAKIGLICSVIALTEAIAVGRSFASIKGYHLDGNKEMLSMGFMNIAGSLSSCYVATGSFSRTAVNFSAGCQTAVSNIVMAVTVFVSLELFTRLLYYTPVAILASIILSALPGLIDLSEACYIWKVDKLDFLACIGAFLGVLFASVEIGLLVAVIISFAKILIQSIRPGIEVLGRVPRTEAFCDVTQYPMAISTPGIIVIRISSGSLCFANANFVRERILKWVSQDEDDLKETPKGRIQAVILDMTTSYGQPKVASNSQA
- the LOC100798723 gene encoding low affinity sulfate transporter 3 isoform X1, whose translation is MREQGAFHLEEHGQTERSQWVLDSPNPPPLWKKLFSSVKETILPHGNKFCFSSKRKTSHGHALSCLKNLFPIISWLTDYKASMFKDDLLAGLTLASLCIPQSIGYATLAKVAPEYGLYTSVVPPLIYAMMGSSREIAIGPVAVVSILLASLVPKVEDPVANPNAYRNLVFTVTFFTGIFQTAFGVFRLGFLVDFLSHAALVGFMAGAAIIIGLQQLKGLLGLSHFTSKTDVVSVLASVYKSLHNQIASGEKWNPLNFVLGCSFLIFILITRFIGRRNRKLFWLPAISPLLSVILSTLIVYLSRADKHGVNIIKHVKGGLNPSSLHQLQFYGPHVGQAAKIGLICSVIALTEAIAVGRSFASIKGYHLDGNKEMLSMGFMNIAGSLSSCYVATGSFSRTAVNFSAGCQTAVSNIVMAVTVFVSLELFTRLLYYTPVAILASIILSALPGLIDLSEACYIWKVDKLDFLACIGAFLGVLFASVEIGLLVAVIISFAKILIQSIRPGIEVLGRVPRTEAFCDVTQYPMAISTPGIIVIRISSGSLCFANANFVRERILKWVSQDEDDLKETPKGRIQAVILDMTNLMNVDTSGILALEELHKRLLSRGLELAMVNPRWLVIHKLKLALFVDKIGKEWVFLTVGEAVDACLSTKIARA